The Girardinichthys multiradiatus isolate DD_20200921_A chromosome 6, DD_fGirMul_XY1, whole genome shotgun sequence genome window below encodes:
- the tfa gene encoding transferrin-a — translation MKPLLLVALLGCLAAVSAAPAGKVRWCVKSDLELRKCMDLAAAAPAFACLKKANTLECIIAIKGGEADAITVDGGDVYTAGLNNYDLHPIIAEDYGDASETCYYAVAVVKKGTGFVLRELGGKKSCHTGLGKSAGWNIPIGTLVSMNIIQWDGIEDKPVEEAVSTFFHASCVPGATRGSKLCELCKGDCSRSQKEPYYDYSGAFQCLAEDAGEVAFVKHLTVPDSEKSKYELLCKDNTRAPIDSYKNCHLARVPAHAVITRKDPGLADLIWNSLNGVQNFNLFSSEAYAPAKNLMFKDSTQRLVKVPPNTDSFLYLGAEYISIVHSLRKEQTAGTVSSAIRWCAVGHAETEKCDTWSINSVTGDSASIECQNAPSVEECFKKIMRKEADAMAVDGGQVYTAGKCGLVPAMVEQYQQEQCGSSPATASSYYAVAVVKKSSGVNWANLKGKKSCHTGIGRTAGWNIPMGRIHSQTNDCNFANFFSSGCAPGAELNSPFCSECKGSGKAVGDEAKCKASANEQYYGYAGAFRCLVEGAGDVAFIKHSTVEENSNGNGPEWARGVNSADYQLICPGKDPVPVNEFTSCHLAVVPAHAVVTRPEIRDNVVRILQDQQTKFGVSGSDSTFKMFQSSNGKNLLFKDSTKCLQEIPAGRSYEQFLGPEYMSAMSSLRQCTDTASDLEKSCTFHTCQQP, via the exons GGTGGTGAAGCAGATGCAATCACAGTAGATGGAGGTGATGTTTACACAGCAGGATTGAACAACTATGATCTCCACCCCATCATTGCTGAGGACTACGGCGATG CTTCAGAAACCTGCTACTACGCTGTGGCTGTGGTGAAGAAGGGAACTGGATTTGTCCTCAGAGAACTTGGAGGGAAGAAATCCTGTCACACTGGTTTGGGAAAATCTGCGGGTTGGAACATTCCCATTGGAACTCTGGTTTCAATGAATATCATTCAGTGGGACGGCATTGAGGACAAACCGGTGGAGGAGG cggtgagcaccttctttcatgcAAGCTGTGTCCCAGGGGCAACAAGAGGCTCCAAGCTGTGCGAACTGTGCAAGGGAGACTGCTCCAGGTCCCAAAAGGAGCCTTACTATGACTACTCTGGAGCATTCCA GTGTCTGGCAGAGGATGCAGGCGAAGTGGCATTTGTGAAGCACCTTACTGTACCCG ATTCTGAGAAGTCCAAATATGAGCTGCTTTGCAAGGATAATACAAGAGCACCCATTGATAGCTATAAAAACTGCCACCTGGCCAGAGTGCCTGCTCATGCTGTTATCACTCGCAAGGACCCAGGGCTGGCTGACTTAATCTGGAATAGTCTCAATGGAGTGCAG AACTTCAACCTCTTCTCCTCGGAGGCGTATGCCCCTGCCAAGAATCTGATGTTCAAGGATTCAACACAGAGGTTGGTGAAAGTGCCCCCAAACACAGACTCCTTCCTGTATCTGGGTGCTGAATACATAAGCATCGTCCACTCCCTCAGAAAAG AGCAGACTGCAGGAACTGTATCCTCTGCCATCCGATGGTGCGCTGTGGGCCATGCTGAGACTGAAAAGTGTGACACGTGGAGTATCAACAGCGTGACTGGCGACAGCGCCTCTATTGAGTGCCAGAACGCCCCAAGTGTTGAGGAGTGCTTCAAGAAGATTATG CGCAAAGAGGCAGATGCTATGGCAGTGGATGGAGGACAGGTTTACACCGCTGGAAAGTGTGGTCTGGTTCCTGCCATGGTGGAGCAGTATCAGCAAG AACAGTGTGGCTCTTCTCCAG CCACAGCCTCCTCTTATTACGCTGTCGCTGTGGTAAAGAAGTCTTCGGGGGTGAACTGGGCGAACCTGAAGGGAAAGAAATCCTGCCACACAGGCATTGGCAGGACAGCTGGCTGGAATATCCCCATGGGTCGCATCCATTCCCAGACTAATGACTGCAACTTTG CTAATTTCTTCAGCAGCGGTTGTGCCCCCGGAGCTGAACTCAACTCTCCATTCTGCAGTGAGTGTAAAGGCAGTGGCAAAGCCGTGGGAGATGAGGCCAAGTGCAAAGCCAGTGCCAACGAGCAGTACTACGGTTATGCTGGAGCTTTCAG ATGTCTAGTTGAGGGTGCTGGTGATGTTGCCTTTATTAAACACTCAACTGTTGAAGAAAACAGTAATG GTAACGGTCCAGAATGGGCTCGTGGTGTGAATTCTGCCGACTACCAGCTGATCTGCCCTGGAAAGGATCCGGTGCCAGTCAATGAATTTACTTCTTGCCACTTGGCTGTTGTCCCAGCACACGCTGTGGTAACTCGCCCTGAGATTCGTGACAACGTGGTCCGCATCCTCCAGGACCAGCAG ACCAAGTTTGGAGTCAGTGGCAGTGAttccacatttaaaatgttccaaTCCAGCAATGGAAAGAACCTCCTCTTCAAGGACTCCACCAAATGCCTCCAGGAAATTCCAGCTGGCAGATCTTATGAGCAGTTTTTGGGACCAGAGTACATGTCCGCCATGTCCTCGCTCAGACAATGCACTGACACTGCTTCAG ATCTGGAGAAATCGTGCACTTTCCATACCTGCCAGCAACCCTAA